One Glycine soja cultivar W05 chromosome 2, ASM419377v2, whole genome shotgun sequence genomic region harbors:
- the LOC114380021 gene encoding WAT1-related protein At5g40210-like: MQGAGITFVMVVAQVLSVGLNTLIKASMSKGMSIFVYVAYSNLLGFCFLLLATTIRHRNRAPTPINNSILFRIFVLGLLSVTIQTLIYTGLGYSSPTLTSTMEDIVPAYTFIIAIICRMERLDLKLQSCQAKSIGTVVSIAGALIMTLYKGLPMTIDVMPNNVFLSSQQSKWLLGGFLLAVGCFCGSVSLVIQTWTIKDYPEELMLITISSSFSVILSFIVAFIAEENPKAWILKLDMELVCIFYSGIVVMSTRNVVYVWACRKKGPVYVAMFSPLGIVIALAMGIVFLGDALYLGSIIGAAIIAIGFYAVIWGQAQQETMAYEKYGTSSSIISSSPSSEAPLLPNKIKDTSSFV, encoded by the exons ATGCAAGGCGCAGGGATAACCTTTGTAATGGTTGTGGCACAGGTCTTGAGTGTGGGTTTGAACACTCTCATCAAAGCATCAATGTCCAAAGGGATGAGCATTTTTGTTTATGTTGCGTATTCAAACCTTCTCGGATTCTGTTTTCTGCTCCTAGCCACCACAATTCGTCAcag AAACAGAGCTCCCACACCGATCAATAATTCCATACTCTTCAGAATTTTTGTTCTTGGCTTGCTCAG CGTTACCATACAGACGCTTATTTATACTGGACTTGGGTATAGTTCTCCCACTCTGACGTCAACCATGGAGGATATTGTTCCAGCTTATACTTTCATAATTGCCATTATTTGCAG GATGGAAAGGTTGGATCTAAAACTACAAAGCTGCCAAGCAAAATCCATTGGAACTGTGGTCTCAATTGCTGGAGCATTAATTATGACCTTATACAAGGGGTTGCCTATGACAATTGATGTGATGCCAAACAATGTTTTTCTATCATCTCAACAGTCCAAATGGCTACTAGGAGGATTTCTCCTTGCAGTTGGTTGCTTCTGTGGTTCAGTCTCGCTAGTTATTCAG ACATGGACTATCAAAGACTACCCTGAGGAGCTAATGCTGATAACCATTAGTTCCAGTTTTTCTGTTATCCTATCTTTCATTGTCGCTTTCATTGCAGAAGAAAATCCTAAGGCATGGATACTTAAACTTGATATGGAGTTGGTGTGCATATTTTATTCA GGCATTGTTGTGATGTCTACACGAAATGTGGTGTATGTATGGGCGTGTCGAAAGAAGGGCCCTGTATATGTTGCCATGTTCAGTCCTTTAGGGATTGTCATTGCACTTGCCATGGGGATTGTATTTTTGGGAGATGCTCTATATCTTGGAAG CATCATAGGAGCTGCTATAATAGCTATTGGGTTTTACGCTGTAATATGGGGTCAGGCTCAACAAGAAACAATGGCTTACGAAAAATATGGGACCAGTAGTAGCATTATCTCATCATCGCCTTCTTCTGAAGCCCCTCTATTGCCGAACAAAATCAAAGATACAAGTTCTTTTGTATGA